In a genomic window of Oreochromis aureus strain Israel breed Guangdong linkage group 13, ZZ_aureus, whole genome shotgun sequence:
- the lyrm7 gene encoding complex III assembly factor LYRM7 codes for MGTRLKVLGVFKTLHRTRMAVFKDDHRALTAARLKINEEFRKNKNETSEENIQKLIKVGSDVDIVLRQSVVQMEHVAENRLLLRPRKDLLLENVPYCDKPREKS; via the exons ATGGGGACTCGTTTGAAG GTTCTGGGCGTTTTTAAAACGCTACACAGGACCAGGATGGCTGTGTTCAAAGATGATCACAGAGCACTGACAG CTGCACGATTAAAGATCAATGAGGAGTttcggaaaaacaaaaatgaaacgtCAGAAGAAAACATCCAGAAG cTGATTAAAGTGGGCTCAGACGTGGACATCGTCCTTCGACAGAGTGTGGTGCAAATGGAACACGTAGCAGAAAATAGGCTGT TGCTTCGACCCAGAAAGGACCTTCTGCTAGAAAACGTCCCCTATTGTGACAAGCCAAGGGAAAAGTCGTGA
- the dync2li1 gene encoding cytoplasmic dynein 2 light intermediate chain 1, which produces MPKISSDTLWELAAAEVHSRESGGAEDGDGGEAVNERTVLLMGSKAGGKTSILLRCLDRDELSKPTLALEYTFGRRARGHNTPKDIAHLWELGGGTSLSDLVQIPITPVSISCLSVILVLDLSKPNALWGTMEKLLQAAQAHLERTSSQVQKSKPGVKHQTPSHSAARVLPKDYPDRELISPFPVPLLIIGSKYDIFQEFDSDKKKVVSKTLRFIAHYYAASLVFTGIKSESLISKTKSFFLHLAFGLERGKTVSSDPLKPLIIPAGSDSFGQIGSPPTVDVDITSLHAKNPKDLWKKVYERVFPPESTSEQRELKDPAKDPQYSEPQIDAMRAQRDQELEQYKRNAAKSWKGLELET; this is translated from the exons ATGCCAAAAATAAG CTCGGACACATTATGGGAGCTGGCTGCGGCGGAGGTCCACAGCCGGGAGAGCGGAGGTGCAGAGGACGGGGACGGTGGAGAGGCTGTGAACGAGCGGACGGTGCTTCTGATGGGGAGCAAAGCTGGG GGCAAAACGTCCATTCTCCTCAGGTGCTTGGACAG AGATGAACTATCCAAACCAACTCTGGCCTTGGAGTACACTTTTGGCAGACGAGCACGAGGACACAACACG ccCAAAGACATAGCTCACCTATGGGAGCTGGGAGGAGGGACCTCTTTGTCAGACCTCGTACAGATCCCCATCACTCCTGTCAGCATCAG ctgtctctcagtcATCCTCGTCCTGGACCTGTCTAAACCCAATGCTCTGTGGGGAACAATGGAGAAGCTACTGCAGGCTGCACAGGCTCACCTAGAGAGAACCTCCTCCCAAGTACAGAAATCCAAACCCGGAGTCAAACACCAGACTCCCAGCCACTCAGCAGCACGTGTCTTACCTAAAGACTATCCT GACAGAGAGTTGATCAGTCCCTTTCCTGTTCCTCTGCTCATCATTGGCAGCAAGTACGACATCTTCCAG GAATTTGACTCTGACAAGAAGAAAGTTGTCAGTAAAACACTGCGTTTTATTGCTCATTACTACGCGGCCTCTCTCGTT TTCACTGGCATCAAATCAGAGAGCCTTATATCAAAAACCAAGAGCTTCTTCTTACACCTGGCTTTCGGTTTGGAGAGAGG GAAAACTGTTTCCTCTGACCCCCTCAAGCCGCTCATCATTCCCGCAGGCTCTGATTCCTTCGGTCAAATAG GTTCCCCACCTACTGTCGATGTGGATATAACGTCTCTCCATGCTAAAAATCCAAAAGACCTCTGGAAGAAAGTGTATGAGCGTGTCTTCCCCCCAGAG AGTACAAGTGAGCAGAGAGAGCTAAAGGATCCAGCCAAAGATCCTCAGTACAGTGAGCCTCAGATTGATGCCATGAGAGCCCAGAGAGACCAG gagttggaGCAGTATAAAAGGAATGCAGCAAAATCATGGAAAGGTCTAGAGCTGGAGACATGA